In the Macrobrachium rosenbergii isolate ZJJX-2024 chromosome 23, ASM4041242v1, whole genome shotgun sequence genome, one interval contains:
- the LOC136851593 gene encoding uncharacterized protein → MQVTSERKAVDGRYKADLNGAVTPRPQGRRLYDDVQESVRNKTKGDERKENQVSGKRRDIQEQTLLLHLLQELKKDVQELKEDVRLIKNRMDMLDPKCGENKTVETTLENPFKILRSFGFRANSLEELLEREKQFSEEHLDGEKNRGSLLKVLVELAPKPKHGSKISALDIIRVSMQRLAGDWLWQYICATGRSRTKMSMSSKMPQIRDIILLTACKTLSIDPREATSALCLFEKHKH, encoded by the exons ATGCAAGTTACATCTGAGAGGAAAGCTGTTGATGGACGTTACAAGGCTGACCTTAATG GAGCTGTTACCCCAAGGCCACAAGGAAGGAGGCTTTATGATGATGTACAGGAGTCAGTTCGCAACAAGACCAAAGGAGACGAGAGGAAGGAAAACCAAGTTAGCGGAAAAAGAAGG GATATTCAAGAGCAAACGCTGCTGCTACACTTGCTTCAAGAACTCAAGAAGGATGTCCAAGAATTGAAAGAGGATGTCCGGCTTATCAAGAATAGGATGGACATGTTGGACCCTAAGTGTGGTGAAAATAAAACTGTGGAAACCACTTTGGAAAACCCCTTCAAGATACTTCGGTCATTTGGCTTCAGAGCCAATTCACTGGAAGAA CTTCTTGAGCGGGAAAAGCAGTTCTCAGAGGAACACCTAGATGGCGAGAAGAACAGAGGCTCCCTTTTAAAAGTCCTCGTAGAATTAGCGCCAAAACCAAAACATGGAAGTAAAATCTCGGCATTGGACATCATTCGAGTGTCAATGCAGAGACTTGCTGGCGACTGGCTTTGGCAATATATTTGTGCCACCGGTAGATCGAGGACAAAGATGTCCATGAGCAGCAAGATGCCACAAATAAGGGATATAATTCTCCTTACTGCATGCAAGACACTTTCAATAGATCCAAGAGAGGCAACAAGTGCTCtctgtttatttgaaaaacacAAGCACTAG
- the LOC136851114 gene encoding zinc finger MYM-type protein 1-like encodes MIGMVRWKGFQSQALDIALETANREVQAARDKEKQRNREILDRLISITLYLARQGLPFRGDGEISTSENRGNFLELVEMFSKYDSVVQLHLDVIKEKQDILKRPQVSLLSNRTQNDLIKALAISVRRVILEEIHQSKVFSILMDETTDVSHTEQVSFVVRYVHDFKIKERFIQVFNVQSTTGEALEKEVISMLNANNLNIDDMRGQGYDGAANMSGIYNGLQSRLRDRTQRHSMYIVMHIA; translated from the coding sequence ATGATTGGTATGGTTCGATGGAAAGGATTCCAGAGCCAAGCATTAGATATTGCATTAGAAACAGCAAATAGAGAAGTACAAGCTGCTAGAGACAAAGAGAAGCAAAGAAACCGAGAAATTTTAGACAGGCTGATCTCCATCACACTATACTTGGCAAGACAAGGTTTGCCATTTAGGGGCGACGGAGAAATCTCTACCAGTGAAAATCGAGGAAATTTTCTTGAACTTGTAGAAATGTTTAGCAAGTATGACAGCGTTGTTCAATTGCACCttgatgtaattaaagaaaaacaagatatacTGAAAAGACCCCAAGTGTCACTACTTTCAAACAGGACTCAGAATGACCTGATCAAGGCTTTGGCCATTTCAGTTAGAAGAGTGATATTAGAAGAAATTCACCAGAGCAAGGTCTTCTCCATCCTCATGGATGAAACAACAGATGTTTCACATACAGAACAGGTCTCTTTTGTTGTGAGGTATGTTcatgacttcaaaataaaagaacgTTTCATACAGGTATTCAATGTTCAATCAACAACTGGTGAGGCACTGGAGAAAGAAGTGATCTCTATGCTTAATGCAAATAACCTAAACATAGATGATATGCGAGGGCAAGGATATGATGGGGCAGCAAATATGAGTGGAATATACAACGGATTGCAGTCCAGACTCAGAGACAGAACCCAAAGGCACTCTATGTACATTGTCATGCACATTGCCTAA